Proteins encoded within one genomic window of Jiangella mangrovi:
- a CDS encoding inorganic phosphate transporter has product MELALILTVIVVALSFDYTNGFHDAANAIATSVSTRALTPRAALLMAASMNLIGAFLGTGVAETVGSGIIVAPTGDSGLLVVLAALVGAIVWNLITWWFGLPSSSSHALIGGLVGAAIASANTVQWMGIFEKVVIPMVLSPIVGFLLAFLVMLAIQWIFRRANPGRVNRGFRMAQTFSAAAMALGHGLQDAQKTMGVITLALVVGQYQTGFEVQWWVIVLAATALAAGTYAGGWRIMRTLGRRIVHLDPPMGFAAESVAASVLYTTAFAYHAPISTTQTITSAVIGVGSTKRLSAVRWGVAGNIVTAWVLTIPMAGLAAAICYGLLHLLPGLRSL; this is encoded by the coding sequence GTGGAGCTCGCGCTCATCCTGACGGTGATCGTCGTCGCGCTGTCGTTCGACTACACCAACGGGTTCCATGACGCCGCCAACGCCATCGCGACCTCGGTGTCGACCCGCGCGCTGACGCCCCGCGCGGCGCTGCTCATGGCCGCGTCGATGAACCTCATTGGCGCCTTCCTCGGCACCGGCGTGGCCGAGACCGTCGGCTCCGGCATCATCGTGGCGCCGACGGGCGACAGCGGACTGCTCGTCGTGCTCGCGGCCCTGGTCGGCGCCATCGTCTGGAACCTCATCACCTGGTGGTTCGGGCTGCCGTCGTCCTCGTCGCACGCGCTCATCGGCGGCCTCGTCGGCGCGGCCATCGCGTCGGCGAACACGGTGCAGTGGATGGGGATCTTCGAGAAGGTCGTCATCCCGATGGTGCTCTCGCCGATCGTGGGGTTCCTCCTCGCGTTCCTGGTCATGCTGGCGATCCAGTGGATCTTCCGGCGGGCCAACCCCGGCCGGGTCAACCGCGGCTTCCGCATGGCACAGACGTTCAGCGCCGCGGCCATGGCGCTGGGGCACGGCCTGCAGGACGCGCAGAAGACCATGGGCGTCATCACGCTCGCCCTGGTCGTCGGGCAGTACCAGACCGGCTTCGAGGTGCAGTGGTGGGTCATCGTGCTGGCGGCGACGGCGCTCGCCGCGGGCACGTACGCCGGCGGCTGGCGGATCATGCGGACGCTGGGCCGGCGCATCGTCCACCTCGACCCGCCCATGGGCTTCGCGGCCGAGTCGGTCGCGGCCAGCGTCCTGTACACGACGGCGTTCGCCTACCACGCGCCGATCTCGACCACCCAGACCATCACGTCCGCCGTCATCGGCGTGGGCTCGACGAAGCGGCTCTCGGCCGTGCGCTGGGGTGTCGCCGGGAACATCGTCACCGCCTGGGTGCTGACCATCCCGATGGCCGGGCTGGCGGCGGCGATCTGCTACGGGCTCCTGCATCTGCTGCCGGGCCTGCGCTCCCTCTGA
- a CDS encoding DUF47 family protein: MRFSPRDNAFFDLFAADAHNLRDGVRLLSEALASDADRAALAVALKEVEHQGDEHTHDIIRRVNSTFVTPFDREDIYRLASALDDVLDDVDAAVDLMVLYRVGDLPSGVGDMVDVLDRAAELTAEAMPRLRSASELTDYWIEVNRLENQADQVYRRLLARIFSGEYDALTVHKLKDVVDTLESAVDGFETVANIVEQIAIKES; the protein is encoded by the coding sequence GTGCGCTTTTCTCCGCGAGACAACGCCTTCTTCGACCTGTTCGCCGCCGACGCACACAACCTGCGCGACGGCGTTCGGCTGCTGTCCGAGGCGCTCGCGTCCGACGCGGACCGGGCAGCGCTCGCCGTCGCGCTCAAAGAGGTCGAACACCAGGGCGACGAGCACACCCACGACATCATCCGGCGGGTCAACTCCACGTTCGTCACGCCGTTCGACCGCGAGGACATCTACCGGCTGGCCAGTGCGCTCGACGACGTCCTCGACGACGTCGACGCCGCGGTGGACCTCATGGTGCTGTACCGCGTGGGCGACCTGCCGTCGGGCGTGGGCGACATGGTCGACGTCCTCGACCGCGCGGCCGAGCTGACCGCCGAGGCGATGCCGCGGCTGCGGTCGGCGTCGGAGCTGACCGACTACTGGATCGAGGTCAACCGGCTGGAGAACCAGGCCGACCAGGTCTACCGGCGGCTGCTCGCGCGGATCTTCTCCGGCGAGTACGACGCGCTGACGGTGCACAAGCTCAAGGACGTCGTCGACACCCTCGAGTCCGCCGTCGACGGGTTCGAGACGGTCGCGAACATCGTCGAACAGATCGCCATCAAGGAGTCGTGA
- a CDS encoding protein kinase domain-containing protein yields MDARPAELTHIGPYRVLRQIGEGGMGVVYLATAPDGRPVAVKTLRPWLVGGTDGRRRFEREVTTLTRVRGARVAEVLDADVAADPPYIVTRFVDGVPLSTWVAEHGPLADGDLKILAHGLLEALTSVHAAGVVHRDIKPGNVMLAPGGPVLIDFGIAHATDDTRLTATGLISGTPGYFAPETILGRDPTSATDVHAWAATLTYAATGRAPYGSGPDLALVDRIRRGEHDLTGVAPWLATVLDAALHPDPARRPGVDGVMRSIGPVEPPTVATPPAVTAPTVAVPPHAAPTVAAPAGPAARLAPALDDTAVIAPVPPPPLAEPPTPPAYVAPTRVQPPLRQGFPPPLPGYEQRNREQRARQHQPQQPPKPSPLAVPPPRPGGESIAPGSWRSRVAIGLGGLLLFFLIASAPYAGAVAALMILLTGRIVWRIQRRLFERREARGAQRNDSVVAALAAPWDVLAAAVPCLAQLLVAAVGAALVGGILDLLDAGGARTPSIGAAVVATWLIWRGPGTVRSRHGIRSMLAPLDRSRDLAWVVLGALFILVCGAALVFDSFGAGWWPADYSFTDLNRWRG; encoded by the coding sequence GTGGATGCGAGGCCGGCCGAACTCACCCACATCGGCCCATACCGAGTGCTCCGGCAGATCGGTGAGGGCGGCATGGGGGTGGTCTATCTGGCGACGGCTCCCGACGGGCGGCCGGTGGCGGTCAAGACCCTCCGGCCGTGGCTCGTCGGAGGCACCGACGGCCGGCGCCGGTTCGAGCGCGAGGTCACCACGCTCACCCGGGTCCGCGGCGCGCGGGTGGCCGAGGTCCTCGACGCCGACGTGGCGGCGGACCCGCCCTACATCGTCACCCGGTTCGTCGACGGCGTCCCCTTGAGCACGTGGGTGGCCGAGCACGGACCGCTGGCCGACGGCGACCTGAAGATCCTGGCGCACGGCCTGCTCGAGGCGCTGACCTCGGTGCACGCGGCCGGCGTCGTGCACCGCGACATCAAGCCCGGCAACGTCATGCTGGCGCCGGGCGGGCCGGTGCTCATCGACTTCGGCATCGCGCACGCCACCGACGACACCCGGCTCACCGCCACCGGCCTGATCTCCGGCACGCCCGGCTACTTCGCCCCTGAGACCATCCTCGGCCGCGACCCGACCTCGGCGACCGACGTCCACGCGTGGGCGGCCACGCTGACCTACGCCGCCACCGGCCGCGCGCCCTACGGCAGCGGCCCCGACCTCGCCCTCGTCGACCGCATCCGGCGCGGCGAGCACGACCTCACCGGCGTCGCGCCCTGGCTGGCGACGGTGCTCGACGCGGCCCTGCACCCCGATCCGGCCCGCCGGCCGGGCGTCGACGGCGTCATGCGCTCGATCGGCCCGGTCGAGCCGCCGACGGTCGCCACGCCGCCCGCCGTCACCGCTCCGACCGTCGCCGTCCCGCCGCACGCCGCCCCCACCGTCGCCGCGCCTGCCGGCCCCGCCGCGCGATTGGCGCCGGCCCTCGACGACACCGCCGTCATCGCGCCCGTCCCGCCGCCCCCGCTGGCCGAGCCGCCCACCCCGCCGGCCTACGTCGCGCCCACTCGCGTCCAGCCGCCGTTGCGGCAGGGGTTCCCGCCGCCACTGCCCGGCTACGAGCAGCGCAACCGCGAGCAGCGGGCCCGCCAGCACCAGCCCCAGCAGCCGCCGAAGCCGTCGCCGCTGGCCGTGCCGCCGCCGCGCCCGGGTGGAGAGTCGATCGCCCCGGGCAGCTGGCGGTCGCGGGTGGCCATCGGACTGGGCGGGCTGCTGCTGTTCTTCCTCATCGCATCCGCGCCGTACGCGGGCGCCGTCGCAGCCCTCATGATCCTGCTGACCGGCCGCATCGTCTGGCGCATCCAAAGGCGGCTGTTCGAGCGGCGCGAGGCGCGCGGCGCCCAGCGCAACGACTCGGTCGTGGCGGCCCTGGCCGCGCCGTGGGACGTGCTCGCCGCGGCCGTCCCGTGCCTGGCCCAGCTGCTGGTGGCGGCCGTGGGTGCCGCGCTGGTGGGCGGCATCCTCGACCTGCTCGACGCCGGCGGGGCGCGGACGCCGTCCATCGGAGCGGCGGTCGTGGCGACGTGGCTCATCTGGCGGGGGCCCGGGACGGTGCGCAGCCGCCACGGCATCCGGTCCATGCTGGCGCCGCTGGACCGCTCGCGCGATCTCGCCTGGGTGGTGCTCGGGGCGCTGTTCATCCTGGTGTGCGGTGCGGCGCTGGTCTTCGACTCCTTCGGAGCCGGTTGGTGGCCCGCCGACTACTCCTTCACCGACCTGAACCGCTGGCGCGGCTGA
- a CDS encoding nuclear transport factor 2 family protein, with the protein MDRARVEAWIEAYELAWRTPGVEALGDLFADGASYSQGPYRDPVVGLPAIGRMWEAERAGPEEVFRMDTEVVAVDGDTAVVRAEVWYGDPVRQEYRDLWIVRLDDGGRCTWFEEWPFAPPRRRD; encoded by the coding sequence ATGGACAGAGCACGGGTCGAAGCGTGGATCGAGGCCTACGAGCTCGCGTGGCGCACGCCCGGCGTCGAGGCGCTCGGCGACCTGTTCGCCGACGGCGCGAGCTACTCGCAGGGTCCCTACCGCGACCCCGTCGTCGGCCTGCCGGCGATCGGGCGCATGTGGGAGGCCGAGCGGGCCGGCCCTGAAGAGGTGTTCCGCATGGACACCGAGGTGGTCGCGGTCGACGGCGACACCGCGGTCGTGCGGGCCGAGGTCTGGTACGGCGACCCCGTGAGGCAGGAGTACCGCGACCTGTGGATCGTCCGCCTGGACGACGGCGGGCGCTGCACCTGGTTCGAGGAGTGGCCGTTCGCCCCGCCCCGCCGCCGCGACTGA
- a CDS encoding isochorismatase family protein: MSRALLVIDIQESFRQRASWELISDPDVAGKAAALVGHARANGDLVVWVLHSEPGTGTVFDPELGHVRLQPGLDPAPGEPVLTKTSHNAFTTTNLQQLLTERGIREVVVSGIRTEQCCETTARLASDLGYRVTFVIDATATNPIEHPEAPAGRDNAEIVADPRTLQVADVLTRTEYALAGRFATVVRVADVVGEARTAVTV, translated from the coding sequence ATGAGCAGAGCACTTCTCGTCATCGACATCCAGGAGTCGTTCCGGCAGCGGGCCAGCTGGGAGCTGATCTCCGACCCCGACGTCGCGGGGAAGGCGGCCGCGTTGGTCGGGCACGCCCGCGCGAACGGCGACCTGGTCGTCTGGGTCCTGCACAGCGAGCCCGGCACCGGCACCGTCTTCGATCCCGAGCTGGGGCATGTCCGGCTGCAGCCCGGTCTGGACCCCGCGCCCGGCGAGCCGGTGCTGACCAAGACCTCGCACAACGCGTTCACCACCACCAACCTGCAGCAGCTGCTGACCGAGCGGGGTATCCGCGAGGTGGTGGTCAGCGGCATCAGGACCGAGCAGTGCTGCGAGACCACCGCCCGCCTGGCCAGTGACCTCGGCTACCGGGTGACGTTCGTGATCGACGCGACGGCGACCAACCCGATCGAGCACCCGGAGGCGCCGGCCGGGCGCGACAACGCCGAGATCGTCGCCGACCCGCGCACGCTCCAGGTGGCCGACGTCCTGACGCGGACCGAGTATGCCCTGGCCGGCCGGTTCGCGACGGTCGTGCGCGTGGCCGACGTCGTGGGCGAGGCACGAACCGCCGTGACGGTCTGA
- a CDS encoding IS110 family transposase, which translates to MVTVGIDPHKQTHTAVIIDEAGRRVGTPLTVDDDPSSVAKLLAWAGRRAAGRAVTWAIEDGRALARRLASALVAAGQVVVWVPVRLMVAERHHTGPRGKSDPLDALAVAKAALNPDNARYLATHRVDDPGAQLAPLVEHRDQLVGERTRLINTMRWRLHQLAPGLEPTTLTTLKAPRELAARLEEFPDTPLRRVLLANCHRLETLTSDINELTRELGEHTRRVCPNLLAIPGVGPVVAATILAELGDPTRIRNGAALARLAGTAPIPVWSSDTERHRLDRGGNRRLNRALHTIARTQARSHRPAQALIAKHQDTKGKRGAIRVLKRHLTNVIHRALRHDIPPTTCQPSAA; encoded by the coding sequence ATGGTGACAGTGGGGATCGACCCGCACAAGCAGACCCACACCGCGGTGATCATCGACGAAGCGGGCCGGCGGGTCGGGACGCCGCTGACCGTCGACGATGATCCGTCTTCGGTCGCGAAACTGCTGGCCTGGGCCGGGCGGCGCGCCGCCGGCCGGGCGGTGACGTGGGCGATCGAGGACGGCCGCGCCCTGGCGCGGCGCCTGGCGTCGGCGCTGGTTGCGGCCGGGCAGGTGGTGGTGTGGGTGCCGGTCCGGTTGATGGTCGCCGAACGCCACCACACCGGCCCGCGGGGCAAGTCCGACCCGCTCGACGCGCTCGCCGTCGCCAAGGCCGCACTGAACCCGGACAACGCCCGCTACCTGGCCACCCACCGTGTCGACGACCCCGGCGCACAGCTGGCGCCGCTGGTCGAGCACCGCGACCAGCTGGTCGGCGAACGGACCCGGCTGATCAACACCATGCGCTGGCGGCTGCACCAACTCGCCCCGGGCCTGGAACCGACGACGCTGACCACCCTCAAGGCGCCCCGCGAGCTGGCCGCCCGGCTCGAGGAGTTCCCCGACACCCCGCTGCGGCGAGTACTGCTGGCCAACTGCCACCGCCTCGAGACCCTCACCAGCGACATCAACGAACTCACCCGCGAACTAGGCGAACACACCCGCCGCGTCTGCCCGAACCTGCTCGCCATCCCCGGCGTCGGGCCCGTCGTGGCAGCAACCATCCTGGCCGAGCTCGGCGACCCCACCCGCATCCGCAACGGCGCCGCGCTGGCCCGCCTGGCCGGCACCGCCCCGATCCCGGTCTGGAGCTCCGACACCGAACGACACCGCCTGGACCGCGGCGGCAACCGACGCCTGAACAGAGCCCTCCACACCATCGCCAGAACCCAAGCCCGAAGCCACCGCCCGGCTCAAGCATTGATCGCCAAACACCAGGACACGAAGGGCAAACGCGGCGCGATACGAGTGCTCAAACGCCACCTCACCAACGTCATCCACCGCGCACTCCGCCACGACATCCCACCCACGACCTGCCAACCATCAGCAGCTTGA
- a CDS encoding helix-turn-helix transcriptional regulator: MGSQGQATAQHDTTDVPSRLPRMRRPGSAETPTPAGDPASGRTNRTSRLDHLARELHAAGRQGRTSSWLAERLGVSARTVKRDVIALQQSGVPIRASSGPQGGYVIDQTGQRSLSLTPDEALAIVIGLQSVPDQPYAAAASSAAAKVLRAVATDRRADVTAVADRIWIRPGEPVPPHDDAVRTALTDAIRDHRVVLLDYAPADGPAITEQVEPLGFAHSRGVWFFLAWSRETDTGRWFQLDHVSAAQPTHETFDPRDVREIFRPGPIEDAAAED; the protein is encoded by the coding sequence ATGGGCAGCCAGGGCCAGGCGACGGCTCAGCACGACACCACCGACGTGCCGTCCCGGCTGCCGCGCATGCGCCGGCCGGGCTCGGCCGAGACCCCGACCCCGGCGGGTGACCCCGCCAGTGGCCGGACCAACCGCACCAGCCGCCTCGACCACCTCGCCCGCGAGCTGCACGCCGCGGGGCGCCAGGGCCGCACGTCGTCCTGGCTGGCCGAGCGGCTCGGCGTCTCCGCCCGCACCGTCAAGCGCGACGTCATCGCGCTGCAGCAGTCGGGCGTGCCGATCCGGGCCTCCAGCGGGCCGCAGGGCGGCTACGTCATCGACCAGACCGGGCAGCGCTCGCTGAGCCTCACGCCCGACGAGGCGCTGGCCATCGTCATCGGGCTGCAGTCCGTGCCCGACCAGCCCTACGCCGCCGCCGCGTCGTCCGCCGCCGCGAAGGTGCTGCGGGCTGTCGCCACCGACCGCCGGGCCGACGTCACCGCCGTCGCCGACCGCATCTGGATCCGTCCGGGCGAGCCGGTGCCGCCGCACGACGACGCCGTCCGCACCGCCCTCACCGACGCCATCCGCGACCACCGCGTCGTCCTGCTCGACTACGCGCCCGCCGACGGTCCGGCCATCACCGAGCAGGTCGAGCCGCTGGGGTTCGCGCACTCGCGCGGCGTCTGGTTCTTCCTCGCGTGGAGCCGCGAGACCGACACCGGGCGCTGGTTCCAGCTCGACCACGTGTCGGCCGCGCAGCCCACGCACGAGACCTTCGACCCGCGCGACGTGCGCGAGATCTTCCGCCCCGGCCCGATCGAGGACGCCGCTGCGGAGGACTAG